From Gloeocapsopsis sp. IPPAS B-1203, one genomic window encodes:
- a CDS encoding flavin monoamine oxidase family protein: MPNLGIRLQENSEGQFMKRRDFITAVAASAGSAYAAMKALDLLEQPATAQVPSQTGPFRLQRRGSRKRVIILGAGLAGMAAAYELGKVGYECVILEARSRAGGRCWTLRSGDTLTEINGTTQTVQFDRGLYFNPGPARIPYHHVTIDYCKELGVELEVIVNLSRQQYFYQENAGPLSGQKVHVREAVTDMRGYISELLAKSINQNALNASLTTEDKERLIEFLRTYGGLDPDLFYQGSSRRGYATPQGAGLQPGEVADPYDLSALLQLGFAGNEVFEWGFDQQMTMFQPVGGMDQIAKAFERRVGNSINYEAVVKEIRKLPDGVGIVYSDRSGQRRIRGDYCICTIPLSVLRDIPSDFSPDMKEAIASVAYAVTGKSGLQFNRRFWEEDENIFGGISWTNQDINQIWYPSNDYLSRKGVMLGYYNFGSAAANVGALSPQERVSLAIEQGSKIHPQYKNHFENGLALFWSNIPYSLGGWASYTTDVRTQYYPRLNEPDGNIYLAGEHLSYLTGWMAGAFESARLVTAKINALA, translated from the coding sequence ATGCCTAATTTAGGTATCCGCTTGCAAGAAAATAGTGAAGGGCAGTTTATGAAGAGAAGAGACTTCATAACGGCAGTTGCTGCGTCAGCAGGCTCAGCATATGCTGCAATGAAAGCTTTGGATTTACTAGAACAACCAGCTACTGCACAGGTACCATCCCAAACGGGACCCTTTCGATTGCAGCGCCGAGGTAGTCGCAAGCGCGTGATTATTCTTGGTGCAGGCTTAGCAGGAATGGCTGCGGCTTATGAGTTAGGTAAGGTAGGTTATGAATGCGTCATTTTAGAAGCGCGATCGCGTGCTGGGGGTAGATGCTGGACGTTGCGTAGCGGTGACACATTAACCGAAATCAATGGCACAACGCAAACAGTGCAATTTGATCGCGGTTTGTATTTCAATCCTGGACCTGCGCGAATTCCTTACCACCATGTCACGATAGACTACTGCAAAGAACTTGGTGTTGAGCTAGAAGTTATTGTTAACCTGAGTCGCCAACAATATTTTTATCAAGAAAACGCTGGTCCTTTGTCAGGACAAAAAGTTCATGTCCGCGAAGCCGTTACTGATATGCGCGGATATATCTCTGAACTCCTTGCCAAAAGCATCAATCAAAACGCGCTCAATGCATCGCTAACAACGGAAGATAAAGAAAGACTGATTGAATTTTTACGCACATATGGCGGTCTCGATCCTGACTTGTTTTACCAAGGATCAAGCCGTCGTGGCTATGCCACACCACAAGGTGCAGGCTTACAACCAGGAGAAGTTGCCGATCCCTATGATTTGAGTGCGTTGCTTCAACTAGGTTTTGCTGGTAATGAAGTGTTTGAATGGGGCTTCGATCAGCAGATGACTATGTTCCAACCTGTTGGAGGAATGGATCAAATCGCTAAAGCTTTTGAACGCCGTGTGGGTAACTCGATTAATTACGAGGCAGTTGTTAAAGAAATTCGTAAATTACCTGATGGGGTAGGTATTGTCTATAGCGATCGCTCTGGACAACGTCGTATTCGCGGCGATTATTGCATCTGTACAATTCCTTTATCAGTGTTGAGAGATATTCCCTCAGATTTTTCCCCAGATATGAAAGAAGCGATCGCCAGTGTCGCTTATGCTGTGACTGGTAAGAGTGGCTTGCAGTTCAATCGCCGCTTCTGGGAAGAAGACGAAAATATCTTTGGTGGAATTAGCTGGACTAACCAAGATATCAATCAAATCTGGTATCCCTCGAATGATTATCTTTCTCGTAAGGGTGTCATGTTGGGATATTACAACTTTGGTTCTGCTGCAGCTAATGTAGGGGCATTGTCACCCCAAGAGCGAGTCTCTTTAGCTATAGAACAAGGCAGTAAAATTCATCCTCAATATAAAAATCACTTTGAAAACGGTCTTGCCCTTTTCTGGTCAAACATTCCCTACAGCTTAGGGGGATGGGCAAGTTACACCACTGACGTCAGAACGCAATACTATCCCAGACTAAACGAACCCGACGGCAATATCTACTTAGCCGGAGAACATCTCAGCTATCTTACTGGATGGATGGCGGGTGCTTTTGAATCAGCGCGTTTAGTTACTGCCAAAATCAATGCCTTGGCATAG
- a CDS encoding sulfotransferase, whose translation MPNKKRQCSVLLLTGMHRSGTSFTTSLLQSAGLNIGQKLVEAGNGNVKGFFENVDFVRFHEEVLRSQNIDEIGWTLEDNIPIQEPYRQQAKKIIGKNIQTNIWGWKDPRTTLFLDFWIELLPDAKFLFIYRSPWEVVDSLYRRGDEIFMNNPELAVKVWIHYNQKILNFFDKFPDQCVLASVYSIVGQAEEFIHKINSKFDLDLTKPAAEIYDRSLLYTQTADPHRPTLIAYYFPEAINAYEELNKREILGGSSPDETLLEQSKETPKEEWAFQDWIKIRHLEKKIKSLRFELKKRTKVT comes from the coding sequence ATGCCAAATAAGAAAAGACAATGTTCAGTGTTGTTACTCACTGGAATGCATCGATCTGGAACGTCTTTTACAACATCGTTACTGCAAAGTGCAGGGTTGAATATTGGGCAAAAATTAGTAGAAGCTGGTAATGGAAATGTCAAAGGTTTTTTTGAAAATGTAGATTTTGTCAGATTTCATGAAGAAGTACTGCGATCGCAAAATATAGACGAGATTGGTTGGACTTTAGAAGACAATATTCCAATTCAAGAACCTTATAGACAACAAGCTAAAAAAATTATTGGTAAAAATATCCAAACAAACATTTGGGGATGGAAAGACCCTAGAACAACGCTCTTTTTGGATTTTTGGATTGAACTACTTCCAGATGCTAAGTTTCTTTTTATTTATCGTTCACCCTGGGAAGTTGTAGATTCTCTTTATCGTCGCGGCGATGAAATATTTATGAATAATCCAGAGCTAGCAGTCAAAGTTTGGATACATTACAATCAGAAAATATTGAATTTTTTTGATAAATTTCCCGACCAGTGTGTACTAGCTAGTGTTTATAGCATAGTTGGTCAAGCAGAAGAGTTTATTCATAAAATTAATAGTAAATTTGACTTGGATTTAACCAAACCTGCTGCAGAAATTTATGACCGTTCTCTGCTTTATACACAAACAGCAGATCCTCATAGACCTACTCTCATTGCTTATTATTTTCCTGAAGCAATCAATGCATATGAGGAACTTAATAAAAGAGAGATATTGGGGGGCAGTTCTCCTGATGAAACATTACTTGAACAGAGTAAGGAAACACCAAAAGAGGAATGGGCTTTTCAGGATTGGATCAAAATTAGACATTTAGAAAAAAAAATTAAAAGTCTCCGCTTTGAACTAAAAAAACGTACAAAAGTGACTTGA
- the cysK gene encoding cysteine synthase A encodes MRIAQDITQLVGRTPLVQLNRIPHSEECVARIVVKLEGMNPAASVKDRIGVSMIAAAEEAGLIEPGKTVLVEPTSGNTGIALAMVAAAKGYRLIVTMPDTMSIERQTMLKAYGVELILTSGTQGMRGAIARAEEIAAKTPNSFMPQQFRNPANPQIHRETTAEEIWNDTDGEVDILVSGVGTGGTLTGIAEVIKARKPSFQAIAVEPIASPVLSGGNPGGHKIQGIGAGFIPEILRTDLIDEVITVKDDDAINYGRRLAREEGLLSGISSGAALAAAIRVAKRPENAGKLIVMIQPSFGERYLSTPMFREVEQPEPALVGVSADN; translated from the coding sequence ATGCGAATTGCTCAAGATATTACTCAATTAGTTGGTCGAACACCCTTAGTGCAACTCAATCGAATTCCGCACTCAGAAGAGTGTGTTGCACGAATTGTGGTCAAGTTAGAAGGAATGAACCCCGCTGCTTCTGTCAAAGATCGCATTGGTGTCAGTATGATTGCAGCAGCTGAGGAAGCTGGTTTAATTGAACCTGGAAAAACCGTACTAGTAGAGCCGACTTCGGGTAACACGGGTATTGCTTTAGCAATGGTAGCAGCCGCTAAAGGTTATCGGTTAATTGTAACGATGCCTGATACAATGAGTATAGAACGGCAAACAATGCTCAAAGCTTATGGTGTGGAATTGATTCTGACATCAGGCACGCAAGGAATGCGAGGTGCGATCGCCCGTGCAGAAGAAATTGCGGCGAAAACTCCTAATTCATTCATGCCACAACAATTTCGCAATCCGGCAAACCCTCAAATCCATCGCGAGACAACTGCCGAAGAGATTTGGAATGATACTGATGGTGAAGTCGATATTCTGGTTTCCGGTGTAGGAACAGGCGGTACGCTGACTGGAATAGCTGAAGTTATCAAAGCACGTAAACCAAGTTTTCAGGCGATCGCTGTAGAACCGATTGCTAGCCCAGTGCTTTCTGGTGGCAATCCTGGAGGACACAAAATTCAAGGAATTGGTGCGGGATTTATCCCAGAAATCTTACGTACAGACTTGATTGATGAAGTTATCACAGTCAAAGACGATGATGCCATAAATTACGGTCGCCGTTTAGCGCGCGAAGAAGGATTGTTATCAGGCATTTCCTCTGGGGCAGCTTTAGCAGCAGCAATTCGAGTTGCCAAACGCCCAGAAAATGCCGGAAAGTTGATTGTGATGATTCAACCGAGTTTTGGCGAACGCTACTTAAGTACACCCATGTTTAGAGAAGTCGAACAACCAGAACCTGCTTTAGTTGGAGTCAGCGCTGATAATTGA
- a CDS encoding ATP-binding protein, with translation MSELQQNASLLPSQQQSQITTALEELSTALRDIQVNEETIRLLVSAVQQSRDSIIITTEKLDPPGPEIVFVNPAFSQMTGYALAEVIGKTPRLLQGTNTDRRVLDDLRQHLLDGIPFHGEAINYHKDGTEFFVEWNITPIRNVNQSITHFIAIQREITTRKRMEQERDRLLQREQAMRSEAEAANRVKDEFLATLSHELRTPLTPILGWSKLLQSNALPAAKLQEALISIEQHAKRQAQLVDDLLDISRIIQGKLTLNLTAVSLVTPISDALETVHLAAEAKSIQIKSTLNATVGKVLGDAGRLQQVIWNLLSNAIKFTPEKGCIQVELERVEHYAQITVCDTGQGIHPDFLPYVFDRFRQEDSSITRSFGGLGLGLAISRQIVEAHGGTMTVQSPGVGQGSAFTVRIPLITSSQKLLVNTEQPQSNFNLSHTKVLVVEDDAGTQEFVSFVLEQYQADVTTVSTAIDALQTIPRFQPDLLVIDIGLPQVDGYALIRQIRSMFPEGGQIPAIALTAYASTQDRQRALAAGFQKHLPKPIEPYDLVAVVAQIVTSMRSR, from the coding sequence ATGAGTGAACTGCAACAGAACGCCAGCTTATTACCCTCACAACAGCAAAGTCAAATTACGACAGCACTAGAGGAATTAAGTACGGCTTTACGAGACATCCAAGTCAATGAAGAAACAATCCGGCTGCTAGTATCTGCAGTACAGCAGTCGCGCGATTCTATTATCATTACTACAGAAAAACTCGATCCTCCAGGGCCGGAAATTGTCTTTGTCAATCCAGCCTTTAGCCAAATGACAGGTTATGCGCTTGCAGAAGTGATAGGCAAAACTCCCCGTTTACTGCAAGGAACCAACACTGATCGCCGCGTACTCGATGATCTACGTCAGCACCTTTTAGACGGGATACCATTCCACGGCGAAGCAATCAACTATCACAAAGATGGTACAGAGTTTTTTGTGGAATGGAATATTACCCCAATCCGTAATGTCAACCAATCAATTACTCATTTCATTGCGATTCAGCGCGAAATCACTACACGCAAACGCATGGAACAAGAACGCGATCGCCTTCTCCAACGCGAACAAGCAATGCGCAGCGAAGCCGAAGCTGCAAACCGAGTTAAAGATGAATTTTTAGCGACACTCTCCCACGAACTTAGAACGCCACTGACTCCCATTCTCGGTTGGTCAAAACTTTTACAATCAAACGCTTTACCTGCAGCAAAGCTGCAAGAAGCATTAATAAGTATTGAGCAACACGCCAAACGTCAGGCGCAACTTGTTGACGATCTGCTTGACATATCACGTATTATTCAAGGTAAGCTAACGCTCAATTTAACCGCTGTGAGCTTAGTGACTCCCATTTCAGATGCGCTAGAAACCGTTCACCTTGCAGCAGAAGCCAAGTCAATTCAGATTAAATCAACACTAAATGCGACAGTAGGGAAGGTTCTAGGTGATGCAGGTAGGCTACAACAAGTCATCTGGAATTTGCTTTCCAATGCAATTAAGTTCACTCCTGAAAAAGGTTGTATACAGGTGGAACTCGAACGTGTAGAGCATTATGCTCAAATTACTGTTTGTGATACCGGACAAGGCATTCATCCTGATTTCCTACCTTATGTATTTGACCGTTTTCGTCAAGAAGATAGTTCAATTACGCGCAGTTTTGGAGGTTTGGGGTTAGGACTTGCAATCTCTCGCCAAATCGTCGAAGCCCACGGAGGAACAATGACAGTACAAAGTCCTGGTGTAGGGCAAGGCTCAGCATTTACTGTCAGAATACCGCTAATCACATCTTCTCAAAAGTTACTAGTCAATACCGAACAGCCTCAATCAAACTTCAACTTAAGTCATACCAAAGTTTTAGTTGTAGAAGATGACGCGGGCACACAAGAGTTTGTGAGTTTTGTGCTTGAACAGTATCAAGCTGATGTGACTACAGTAAGCACTGCAATTGATGCGCTGCAAACAATACCTCGTTTCCAGCCAGATTTACTTGTCATTGATATTGGGCTACCTCAAGTTGATGGCTACGCACTAATACGCCAAATTAGGTCTATGTTTCCAGAAGGCGGACAAATTCCGGCGATCGCACTTACTGCGTATGCTAGCACTCAAGATCGACAACGGGCACTAGCAGCTGGATTTCAAAAGCATCTACCCAAACCTATAGAACCATACGATTTGGTTGCAGTTGTTGCTCAAATTGTCACTTCAATGCGATCGCGATAA
- a CDS encoding Crp/Fnr family transcriptional regulator, with protein sequence MTTVVAPQSSHLTSRFARRSFLPLKRDHLWFVKTGAVRTLTIFEEGTYVTLGLWGPGDVVGKSLSLADPLYIECLTPVEATLLPADNRQEVVEAMVLHIQRLGELMEILHRRQAETALLHLLAWLAKRFGQEVEQGQLIDLRLTHQDIAELVGLTRVTVTRLLSNFEKQGIIQRQGRQFIILPDQPPFWHYEI encoded by the coding sequence ATGACTACTGTTGTTGCGCCTCAGTCTTCTCATCTAACATCAAGATTTGCACGTCGCAGTTTTCTGCCATTAAAGCGCGACCACCTCTGGTTCGTCAAAACAGGAGCAGTTCGCACTTTAACTATTTTTGAGGAAGGAACATACGTTACATTGGGATTATGGGGACCAGGAGATGTTGTTGGCAAGAGTTTATCACTAGCTGACCCTTTGTATATTGAATGTTTAACTCCTGTAGAAGCAACCTTGTTACCAGCCGACAATCGGCAAGAAGTTGTGGAAGCAATGGTTTTACACATTCAACGCTTAGGGGAGTTGATGGAGATCTTACACCGCCGACAAGCGGAAACAGCACTTTTGCACTTACTGGCTTGGTTAGCTAAACGGTTTGGTCAAGAAGTTGAGCAAGGACAACTTATTGATTTACGCTTAACGCATCAAGACATTGCCGAACTGGTTGGACTAACTCGCGTCACAGTCACAAGGCTACTGAGTAACTTTGAAAAGCAAGGCATTATTCAGCGCCAAGGTCGGCAATTTATTATTCTACCAGATCAACCACCGTTCTGGCACTACGAAATTTAA
- a CDS encoding glycosyltransferase family 4 protein — MKILFLDQSGKLGGAELCLLDIAKPYKDSCLVGLFADGSFKELLQQHNIPVQILTTQSIQVRKESTFLQSLGSISSIAPLIAQVARLARDYDVIYTNTQKALIVGALASVLTRRPLVYHLHDILSTDHFSSTNRYLAVTVANRCASLVIANSQATQAAFIAAGGRADMTHVVYNGFDIRNYQQHQLHSEQVCNQLGLAGKFLVGHFSRLSPWKGQHILLAALAQCPENVVAIFVGDALFGEEDYVQQIHQQVTELQLEKRVKFLGFRSDVIPLMNACDLVTHTSIAPEPFGRVIVEAMLCGRPVVAAQAGGAVELVETGKTGWLVPPGEPTQLASVIVSCLNQPEKTAAIAYQGQLAANQRFDLQVIEQQLTQLLNQVNIK, encoded by the coding sequence TTTGCCGATGGTTCGTTTAAAGAGTTGCTACAACAACACAACATACCAGTACAAATTCTGACAACTCAATCGATCCAAGTTCGCAAGGAAAGTACTTTTCTGCAAAGCTTAGGCAGTATTAGTTCAATCGCACCATTAATTGCCCAAGTTGCTCGGCTAGCTCGTGACTACGATGTAATTTATACTAACACGCAAAAAGCTCTGATAGTAGGTGCATTAGCAAGTGTTCTCACGCGTCGTCCTTTAGTTTATCACCTGCATGACATTCTATCAACAGACCACTTCAGTTCCACAAATCGCTATCTCGCAGTTACTGTAGCTAATCGTTGCGCATCACTCGTCATTGCAAACTCACAAGCAACGCAAGCTGCATTTATAGCTGCAGGTGGGCGTGCAGATATGACTCATGTCGTCTACAACGGTTTTGATATTCGCAACTATCAGCAACACCAATTGCACTCTGAACAAGTCTGCAATCAACTAGGACTTGCTGGAAAATTTTTAGTCGGTCATTTTAGCCGTCTCTCTCCTTGGAAAGGACAGCATATTTTACTTGCAGCACTTGCGCAGTGTCCGGAAAATGTAGTAGCTATCTTCGTCGGTGATGCACTTTTTGGTGAAGAAGATTACGTTCAACAAATACATCAACAAGTCACTGAACTACAGCTAGAAAAACGCGTCAAATTTTTAGGTTTTCGTTCAGACGTGATTCCACTGATGAATGCTTGCGATCTCGTCACGCATACATCAATAGCACCAGAACCCTTCGGAAGAGTCATTGTCGAAGCAATGCTGTGTGGTCGTCCTGTTGTTGCTGCGCAAGCTGGAGGTGCAGTCGAATTAGTAGAAACAGGTAAGACAGGCTGGTTAGTTCCACCAGGGGAACCCACACAATTAGCATCAGTGATTGTGTCGTGTCTTAATCAACCAGAGAAAACTGCAGCGATCGCGTATCAAGGACAACTTGCAGCTAACCAACGCTTTGATTTACAAGTGATTGAACAGCAACTCACTCAACTACTTAATCAAGTAAACATTAAATAG
- a CDS encoding RidA family protein: MKRYFSRVFKLGRWLILSLCVSILLIGLLGVDVQAAVKTAPWMVTFFGSPESPISSAVAVPPIKAYYWTSGTVPPVIDPNAPAGSRERYGDTKTQAVGTLERIQSLLQESGLSLSDVIYLRVYLVADPFQNNIVDYQGWFDAYAQFFNNPTNPVKVARSTLAVAGLVNPDWLIEIEAVAIYPKLGKSFPIHLLFH; this comes from the coding sequence ATGAAGCGATATTTTAGCCGAGTTTTCAAACTAGGTCGTTGGTTAATTCTGAGTCTTTGTGTCAGCATACTTTTAATAGGTCTTCTTGGTGTTGATGTGCAAGCAGCAGTAAAAACGGCACCTTGGATGGTGACATTTTTTGGTTCACCCGAATCGCCAATTTCTTCGGCTGTTGCGGTTCCTCCCATTAAGGCTTATTACTGGACGAGTGGTACAGTGCCACCAGTGATAGATCCAAACGCACCAGCTGGTAGCCGCGAGCGTTATGGAGATACCAAAACTCAAGCAGTTGGTACTTTAGAGCGCATTCAATCGCTTTTACAGGAATCCGGTTTGAGTTTATCGGATGTCATCTATCTTCGTGTTTACCTTGTAGCTGACCCCTTCCAAAACAACATCGTTGATTACCAAGGTTGGTTTGATGCTTACGCGCAATTCTTTAACAACCCGACAAATCCTGTAAAAGTAGCACGTTCAACACTTGCGGTTGCGGGACTTGTTAATCCAGACTGGTTAATTGAAATTGAAGCAGTTGCTATCTATCCTAAACTTGGTAAGTCGTTCCCCATTCATTTATTATTCCATTAA
- a CDS encoding selenium-binding family protein: MAELHQSNQNHACCGPGYASPAAAMQAEQEHLLYTIALYTGTGIEEPDYLATIDVDPKSPTYSQVIHRLPMPYIGDELHHFGWNACSSCHGDASKSRRFLVVPGQRSSRIYIIDVAEKRSPKIHKVIEPEEIKQKTNLTAPHTVHCLADGHVMISMLGDGEGNAPGGFLLLDADFGIAGRWEQSPGMKFNYDFWYQPRHNVMVSSEWGAPKTYYPGFDLNDVAAGNYGHQLHFWDWTKHEIIQSVDLGEEGLIPLEVRFHHDPDSTHGFVGAALSSNVWHWHKLNGHWQVEKIIDVPAVDVEGWQIPVPSLITDILISMSDRYLYFSNWLHGDIRQYDISDPGNPQLTGQVWCGGLLGKGGEIQGHQLQGGPQMLQLSLDGKRLYVTNSLFSTWDNQFYPELAKSGSYMLQIDCDTENGGLKINEDFYVDFGREPVGPSRAHEMRYPGGDCTSDIWV, encoded by the coding sequence ATGGCTGAACTTCACCAAAGCAATCAAAATCATGCCTGCTGTGGACCAGGTTATGCCTCACCAGCAGCTGCAATGCAAGCTGAACAAGAACATCTGCTGTATACAATCGCCCTCTACACCGGTACAGGAATTGAAGAACCTGATTACTTAGCAACGATTGACGTTGACCCCAAATCCCCAACATATTCGCAAGTGATTCATCGTTTACCGATGCCGTATATTGGTGATGAGTTGCATCACTTTGGTTGGAATGCTTGCAGTTCGTGTCATGGCGATGCGAGTAAGTCGCGGCGCTTTTTAGTTGTTCCTGGACAGAGATCGAGTCGGATTTATATTATCGATGTTGCCGAGAAGCGATCGCCCAAAATACACAAAGTTATTGAACCTGAAGAAATTAAACAAAAGACAAATCTAACTGCACCTCATACTGTGCACTGTCTTGCTGACGGTCATGTGATGATTTCCATGTTAGGTGACGGTGAAGGGAATGCACCTGGTGGCTTCTTATTACTTGACGCCGATTTTGGAATTGCGGGGCGTTGGGAACAGTCTCCAGGAATGAAGTTTAACTATGATTTCTGGTATCAACCGCGTCATAATGTCATGGTTAGTAGTGAGTGGGGCGCACCAAAAACTTATTATCCTGGTTTTGACTTAAATGATGTTGCCGCTGGAAACTATGGTCATCAACTGCATTTTTGGGATTGGACAAAGCATGAAATTATCCAAAGTGTAGATTTAGGTGAGGAAGGTTTAATTCCTTTAGAAGTTCGCTTTCATCACGATCCTGATAGTACTCATGGTTTTGTTGGTGCAGCATTAAGTAGTAATGTATGGCATTGGCACAAACTCAACGGACATTGGCAAGTCGAGAAAATCATTGATGTTCCAGCAGTTGATGTTGAAGGTTGGCAAATTCCCGTACCATCGCTGATTACCGATATTTTGATTTCAATGAGCGATCGCTATCTATACTTCTCCAACTGGCTGCATGGCGACATTCGCCAATATGATATTTCAGATCCAGGGAATCCCCAGTTAACAGGTCAAGTATGGTGTGGTGGCTTGCTAGGTAAAGGTGGAGAAATCCAAGGACATCAACTGCAAGGCGGACCACAAATGCTGCAACTAAGTCTTGATGGTAAGCGGCTTTATGTCACCAATTCGCTATTTAGCACTTGGGACAACCAGTTTTATCCAGAACTTGCAAAGAGTGGTTCTTATATGTTGCAAATTGACTGCGATACAGAAAATGGCGGTTTAAAAATTAATGAAGACTTTTATGTAGACTTTGGTCGAGAACCTGTAGGTCCATCGCGTGCCCACGAAATGCGCTATCCTGGCGGAGACTGTACTTCTGATATTTGGGTATAG
- a CDS encoding glycosyltransferase: MTHQKIFYFCFSDNQSSGGNKEIYKHSEILNKHGYESYILHTTTNFKITWFNHNAKIVYLDTFNKIFDKRQDFIVLPEDVGNDILTFPGNKIVFNQNIYYGFHIFNKKKPQMYPYLHSEVKGTLVVSEHNKSYLKFAYPQLDIFRVFCGVDVNKFKFRPLKKKKKKIACNPAKRPLDIAILYHILQSRTEQELNNLSEYEWVFIEDKTEIEVAQIMQESLIFIFLSKEEGFPLMPLEAMACGCLVFAYNVAPITEYVHPTFLFNPGDFLEIAKTIEAITQCPAAIENWEMISEIGRDTALQYSLQLEEESVVKAWAEILQKNSASCSLL; this comes from the coding sequence ATGACGCACCAAAAGATATTTTACTTCTGTTTTAGTGACAATCAATCATCTGGAGGTAATAAGGAAATATACAAACATAGCGAAATCCTCAATAAACATGGCTATGAATCATATATTCTACACACCACCACAAATTTTAAAATTACTTGGTTCAACCATAATGCAAAAATTGTCTATTTAGATACTTTTAATAAAATATTTGATAAACGACAAGATTTTATCGTATTACCAGAAGATGTAGGTAATGATATTCTTACTTTTCCTGGCAACAAAATAGTTTTTAATCAGAATATTTACTATGGCTTTCATATCTTTAATAAGAAAAAGCCACAGATGTATCCCTATCTTCATTCGGAAGTAAAAGGTACTTTAGTGGTTTCAGAGCACAATAAAAGTTACCTAAAGTTTGCTTATCCTCAATTAGATATTTTTAGAGTGTTTTGTGGAGTTGATGTAAATAAGTTTAAGTTTCGACCGTTAAAGAAAAAGAAAAAAAAGATAGCTTGTAATCCAGCAAAAAGACCATTAGATATTGCTATTCTTTACCATATCTTACAGTCTCGCACTGAACAAGAATTAAATAACTTGAGTGAATATGAATGGGTGTTTATTGAAGATAAGACTGAAATAGAAGTTGCTCAAATTATGCAGGAGTCGCTCATATTCATTTTCTTGAGTAAAGAAGAGGGCTTTCCACTAATGCCCTTGGAGGCGATGGCTTGTGGGTGTTTAGTTTTTGCTTACAATGTAGCACCTATAACTGAATATGTGCATCCTACATTTTTATTCAATCCTGGAGATTTCTTGGAGATTGCTAAAACAATAGAGGCAATCACCCAATGTCCAGCAGCCATTGAAAATTGGGAAATGATTAGCGAGATTGGCAGAGATACTGCTTTACAGTACTCCTTGCAACTAGAAGAAGAAAGCGTTGTCAAAGCATGGGCTGAAATTTTGCAGAAGAATAGTGCTTCATGCTCGCTACTGTGA
- the cysH gene encoding phosphoadenosine phosphosulfate reductase produces the protein MLLQDVAPKTTDSFDLDNLNQRFASVHPINILAWCLENLRPGLVQSSAFNVNGMAIMHMLYQIAPNPPVPVLFLDTLHHFPETLVLVRDAQKLYELDLHIYRVPDADSRESFAARYGESLWEKDFEKYHYLTKVEPLQRGLRELGATAWITGRRRDQSSTRSQTPIFERDKHGRLKINPLASWTRQDVWKYVMRHSVLYNPLHDRGYPSIGDEPTTTPVGTGEDERAGRWRGMGKTECGIHL, from the coding sequence ATGCTCCTTCAAGATGTCGCACCAAAAACAACAGACAGCTTTGATTTAGACAACCTGAATCAGCGCTTTGCCAGTGTTCATCCAATTAATATCCTGGCATGGTGCTTAGAAAACTTGCGCCCAGGTTTAGTTCAAAGTAGTGCTTTTAATGTTAATGGTATGGCAATTATGCATATGCTGTACCAAATTGCTCCCAATCCTCCAGTGCCAGTTTTATTTCTGGATACGCTACACCACTTTCCAGAAACATTGGTGCTTGTGCGCGACGCTCAAAAGCTTTATGAATTAGATTTACACATTTATCGAGTTCCTGATGCCGACTCGCGGGAAAGTTTTGCGGCGCGCTACGGAGAATCGCTGTGGGAAAAAGATTTTGAAAAGTACCATTACTTAACGAAAGTTGAGCCACTGCAGCGGGGCTTGCGCGAGTTAGGTGCAACGGCTTGGATTACCGGAAGACGCCGCGATCAATCGTCAACGCGATCGCAAACTCCAATTTTTGAACGAGACAAACACGGACGCCTGAAGATTAACCCGTTAGCAAGTTGGACACGCCAGGATGTGTGGAAGTATGTCATGAGACATAGCGTTCTTTACAATCCACTACACGATCGAGGTTATCCGAGTATTGGCGACGAACCAACAACAACACCAGTAGGCACTGGTGAAGATGAACGTGCAGGACGTTGGCGAGGTATGGGGAAAACAGAATGTGGTATCCATCTATAA